A window of the Thermodesulfobacteriota bacterium genome harbors these coding sequences:
- a CDS encoding bifunctional riboflavin kinase/FAD synthetase, whose translation MKVIEGLEKLQRLGTSVITIGNFDGVHIGHRKIIEEARKKAEELNATFVVLTFDPHPLFVLKPENINGLITPLPVKKRILEEMGVDVLVVLKFDETLRDSQPEVFFRKVLIDRIGVSAVILGSDFRFGKDQKGNVELVETLSKKYGVFFKKIDPVTIDGEKVGSNKIRKLLLDGEIRRANELLGRPFTIVGKVVYGAGIGKKIGFPTANLAFLENQILPKNGVYVTETEFQGNYLPSVTNIGFKPTFNYNRICLETHILGFNQDIYGMELEVRFYERIRDEQKFDSVEGLKTAIAEDISKARAFLSRLQANALFTKSTISRSIPI comes from the coding sequence ATGAAAGTTATAGAAGGGTTAGAGAAGCTACAAAGACTTGGAACCTCGGTCATAACAATTGGAAATTTCGATGGGGTACACATAGGTCATAGAAAGATAATAGAAGAAGCTAGAAAGAAAGCAGAAGAGCTGAATGCAACTTTCGTAGTTTTGACTTTCGATCCCCATCCTTTGTTTGTACTTAAGCCTGAAAACATAAACGGACTTATAACCCCACTTCCAGTAAAAAAAAGGATCTTGGAGGAGATGGGGGTTGACGTTCTAGTTGTCCTAAAATTTGACGAGACTCTGAGAGACTCTCAGCCGGAGGTTTTCTTTCGGAAAGTTCTCATAGATAGGATCGGAGTTTCAGCCGTTATCCTTGGCAGCGACTTTAGGTTCGGAAAGGATCAGAAAGGAAATGTGGAGTTGGTGGAGACGCTTTCAAAAAAGTACGGAGTATTCTTTAAAAAAATCGATCCAGTAACTATTGACGGCGAGAAGGTTGGAAGTAATAAAATCAGAAAATTACTCTTAGACGGCGAGATAAGAAGGGCAAATGAACTTTTGGGTAGGCCATTTACAATCGTAGGAAAGGTCGTATATGGGGCTGGGATTGGAAAAAAAATAGGTTTTCCAACAGCGAATTTAGCTTTTCTCGAAAATCAAATTTTACCGAAAAACGGTGTTTACGTGACAGAGACTGAGTTTCAAGGTAACTATCTTCCCTCTGTTACAAACATCGGATTTAAACCGACCTTCAATTACAATAGAATATGTCTCGAAACCCACATTTTAGGATTTAACCAAGACATTTACGGTATGGAGTTGGAGGTCAGATTTTACGAAAGAATACGGGATGAACAAAAGTTTGATTCAGTAGAAGGACTCAAAACCGCAATAGCCGAGGATATCTCTAAAGCAAGGGCTTTCCTCTCTAGACTTCAAGCAAACGCTCTTTTCACGAAATCGACTATCTCCCGTTCCATTCCTATATAA
- the accD gene encoding acetyl-CoA carboxylase, carboxyltransferase subunit beta, whose protein sequence is MGIFKKKEKKEVKAHKEIDIKKEIKKAEAEKEEAFWIKCTSCMELLYRKEVERNFSICPKCSYHFPISVEKRIEFTFEEGSFKELYENLRPVDFLKFKDTKPYKARLQELFEKTGRRDAVLCGQAKIFDMDVLCAIFDFNFMGGSLGSVVGEKITRLLKEGKERRIPVIVFCTSGGARMQEGIMSLMQMAKVTGAIYKLKKDGVPYITVLTDPTLGGVTASIAMLGDIIIAEPKAMIGFAGPRVIKETIKEELPPSFQRAEYLLEHGMIDMIVDRKEMKQTLHKVLSIIYP, encoded by the coding sequence ATGGGCATTTTCAAAAAGAAGGAAAAGAAAGAAGTTAAGGCTCACAAAGAGATAGACATCAAAAAGGAGATAAAAAAAGCTGAAGCGGAAAAGGAAGAGGCATTCTGGATAAAGTGTACGTCCTGTATGGAGCTTCTTTACAGAAAAGAGGTTGAGAGGAACTTCAGTATCTGTCCTAAGTGCTCTTACCATTTTCCGATATCTGTAGAAAAACGTATAGAATTTACTTTTGAGGAAGGAAGTTTCAAAGAGCTCTATGAGAATTTAAGGCCCGTAGATTTTTTGAAATTCAAAGATACGAAACCGTACAAGGCTAGGCTTCAGGAACTTTTTGAAAAGACTGGAAGGAGGGATGCTGTACTCTGTGGACAGGCGAAGATATTCGACATGGATGTGCTCTGTGCGATATTTGACTTCAACTTCATGGGCGGCAGTCTGGGCTCGGTTGTGGGGGAAAAGATAACGAGGCTTCTGAAAGAGGGAAAGGAGAGGAGAATTCCGGTTATTGTTTTTTGCACATCTGGCGGTGCAAGAATGCAAGAAGGAATAATGTCCCTTATGCAGATGGCGAAAGTAACAGGAGCGATTTACAAATTAAAAAAGGACGGTGTACCCTATATAACGGTCCTCACCGATCCTACCCTAGGAGGGGTAACGGCAAGTATTGCCATGCTTGGGGACATAATAATCGCTGAACCTAAGGCAATGATAGGGTTTGCAGGTCCGAGGGTTATAAAAGAGACAATCAAAGAAGAGTTGCCGCCTTCGTTTCAGAGGGCCGAATACTTGTTAGAACATGGCATGATAGACATGATAGTCGATAGAAAAGAGATGAAGCAAACTCTTCACAAAGTTCTGTCGATTATCTATCCATGA